The proteins below are encoded in one region of Colletotrichum lupini chromosome 5, complete sequence:
- a CDS encoding serine carboxypeptidase, with protein sequence MAILSMVPALLLALASWTPAVAAQSAADYFVHELPGAPKEPFIKMHAGHVEVTPEHNGNLFFWHFQNQHIANKQRTVIWLNGGPGCSSEDGALMEIGPYRVKDKDNLEYNNGSWNEFANLLFVDNPVGTGFSYVDTDSYLHELPEMADQFVAFLEKWFAMFPEYEHDDLYIAGESYAGQHIPYIAKHILERNKKPGTKHIWQLKGLIMGNAWISPKEQYDAYLKYAYEKKLIETGSPVALKLEQQWRICRTSLAVSNTVDFSECEAVLQSLLEQTAKVNSKGERECINMYDIRLRDTYPSCGMNWPPDLVNVTPYLRKTEVVNALHINPQKNTGWKECNGAVGAAFRAPNSAPSRDFLPDLLKEVPIVLFSGAEDLICNHMGTEQMIGDMEWNGGKGFELTPGNWAPRRDWTVEGEAAGFWQEARNLTYILFYNSSHMVPFDYARRSRDMLDRVMKVDISSVGGTPTDSRLDGETGPATSVGNIGNSTSDDEETQKKLDDAKWKAYYRSGEIVLIIVIIAAGAWGWYVWKERRKRRGYSGIMGNTPPTTQRGAARGLEGFRDRRTGRDVETGDFDESELDDLHVTTPTMDKDRYSVGGDSDDEAHEKPSRPNGSRSAR encoded by the exons ATGGCTATCCTCTCGATGGTGCCAGCGCTTTTGCTTGCGCTGGCATCATGGACgcccgccgtcgccgcccaGAGCGCCGCCGATTACTTTGTCCACGAACTGCCCGGCGCACCCAAGGagccttttattaagatGCACGCTGG CCACGTCGAAGTAACACCCGAACACAATGGAAACCTCTTTTTCTGGCATTTCCAAAACCAGCACATCGCCAACAAGCAGCGCACTGTGATTTGGTTGAACGGCGGTCCAGGATGCAGTTCCGAGGATGGCGCCCTGATGGAAATCGGTCCATACCGAGTCAAGGATAAGGACAACCTCGAGTACAACAACGGCTCATGGAACGAGTTCGCCAACCTGCTCTTCGTCGACAACCCCGTCGGTACCGGCTTTAGTTACGTCGATACCGATAGCTATCTGCACGAGCTCCCCGAGATGGCCGACCAATTTGTTGCCTTCCTCGAAAAGTGGTTTGCCATGTTCCCCGAGTACGAACACGACGAC CTCTACATCGCCGGTGAATCGTATGCCGGTCAGCACATTCCTTACATTGCGAAGCACATCCTTGAGAGAAACAAGAAGCCTGGCACGAAGCACATTTGGCAGCTCAAGGGCCTGATCATGGGCAACGCTTGGATCTCTCCCAAGGAGCAATACGACGCCTACTTGAAATACGCATACGAGAAGAAGCTCATCGAGACGGGATCCCCCGTTGCGTTGAAGTTGGAGCAGCAATGGCGCATTTGCCGCACCTCGCTAGCCGTCTCAAACACTGTCGATTTCTCCGAGTGCGAGGCTGTCTTGCAGAGCCTGCTCGAGCAGACGGCCAAGGTGAACTCCAAGGGCGAGCGCGAGTGCATCAACATGTACGACATCCGCCTCCGCGACACCTACCCTTCGTGCGGCATGAACTGGCCCCCAGACTTGGTCAACGTCACCCCTTACTTGCGCAAAACCGAAGTTGTCAACGCCCTGCACATTAACCCCCAGAAGAACACCGGATGGAAGGAATGCAACGGTGCCGTTGGTGCCGCTTTCAGAGCTCCCAACTCTGCACCGTCGAGAGATTTCCTTCCCGATCTCCTCAAGGAGGTTCCCATTGTTTTGTTCTCCGGCGCCGAGGATCTTATCTGCAACCACATGGGAACCGAACAGATGATTGGCGACATGGAATGGAACGGCGGCAAGGGTTTCGAGCTCACTCCCGGCAACTGGGCTCCTCGCCGCGACTGGACGGTCGAGGGTGAAGCTGCTGGTTTCTGGCAGGAGGCCCGCAACCTCACTTACATTCTCTTCTATAACTCTTCTCACATGGTGCCTTTCGACTACGCTCGCCGAAGTCGCGATATGCTTGACCGTGTCATGAAGGTCGACATCAGCTCTGTTGGCGGCACGCCTACCGACTCCCGACTCGACGGCGAGACCGGCCCGGCCACCTCGGTCGGCAACATTGGCAACAGCACctccgacgacgaggaaacgCAGAAGAAGCTGGACGATGCGAAATGGAAGGCGTACTACCGCTCGGGCGAGATTGTCCTCATCATTGTCATCATCGCAGCGGGTGCTTGGGGTTGGTACGTCTGGAAGGAGCGCCGCAAGCGCAGGGGCTACTCTGGCATTATGGGCAATACCCCTCCTACCACTCAAAGAGGCGCCGCGCGTGGTCTCGAGGGATTCCGTGACCGCAGGACTGGTCGTGACGTTGAGACGGGCGATTTCGATGAGAGCGAACTGGACGACTTGCACGTAACGACACCAACGATGGATAAGGACCGCTACAGTGTGGGAGGCGATAGCGATGATGAGGCTCATGAGAAGCCCTCCAGACCAAACGGCAGCCGCTCAGCGCGGTAA
- a CDS encoding anamorsin family protein, producing the protein MAPSFVTLDTTPDFDFTPATTTTAPAMHSPTRTLLLAPPSAASHPHKLQSLLATHDRATTDLQMLDRLAARLVALPPATYDAVLVLTDADGSRAESTALLARDRGAVLSAVAEALKPGAHVRAQDGGNLANDPAVAREAVLAGLVSAGGGGFTKPEYGEDQVVSLSFGSKKKKLGVVNGDGAVSLNNGGAVSLNSKPSTAPPVSAPPAGVGFVDFSDDLDMDDDGDDDDLIDEDTLLTDADLSRPINIPPECAPKAGKRRRACKDCTCGLAERLAAEDDAARASADKALASAAASAAAVKLGADDLAEVDFTVQGKVGSCGNCALGDAFRCDGCPYIGLPPFKPGEEVRILNNDIQL; encoded by the exons ATGGCACCCTCCTTCGTGACCCTCGACACAACCCCCGACTTCGACTTCACCCCCGCCACCACAACAACCGCGCCCGCGATGCACTCCCCAACCCGCACCCTCCTCCTCGCGCCCCCCTCCGCAGCGTCCCACCCCCACAAGCTCCAATCCCTCCTCGCAACCCACGACCGCGCCACGACAGACCTCCAGATGCTCGACCGCCTCGCCGCCCGCCTCGTCGCCCTCCCCCCCGCGACCTACGACGCCGTCCTCGTCCTCACCGACGCGGACGGCTCCCGCGCCGAATCCACCGCCCTCCTGGCGCGGGACCGCGGCGCCGTCCTCTCCGCCGTCGCGGAGGCCCTCAAGCCCGGCGCCCACGTCAGGGCGCAAGACGGCGGCAACCTCGCAAACGACCCCGCCGTCGCGCGCGAGGCCGTCCTCGCCGGTCTCGTCtcggccggcggcggcggcttcaCGAAGCCGGAGTACGGCGAAGACCAGGTCGTTTCGTTGAGCTTCGgcagcaagaagaagaagctcgGCGTCGTCAATGGTGACGGCGCCGTCTCACTCAACAACGGAGGCGCTGTGTCCTTGAACAGCAAGCCCTCCACCGCGCCCCCGGTCTCCGCGCCCCCCGCGGGCGTAGGCTTCGTCGACTTCAGCGACGACCTCGACATGgacgacgacggcgacgacgacgacctcATTGACGAGGACACCCTCCTCACGGACGCAGACCTCTCGCGCCCCATCAACATCC CCCCCGAATGCGCCCCCAAAGCAGGAAAACGCCGCCGCGCCTGCAAAGACTGCACCTGCGGCCTGGCAGAGCGCCTCGCAGCCGAGGACGACGCCGCCCGCGCCTCCGCCGACAAGGCCCTCGCGTCCGCCGCCGCGTCCGCCGCCGCAGTCAAGCTCGGCGCGGACGACCTCGCCGAGGTCGACTTCACCGTCCAGGGAAAAGTAGGCTCCTGCGGGAACTGCGCCCTCGGCGACGCCTTCCGGTGCGACGGGTGCCCCTACATCGGCCTCCCGCCCTTCAAGCCCGGCGAGGAGGTGCGGATCCTCAACAACGATATCCAGTTGTGA